The Microbacterium limosum genome contains a region encoding:
- the dnaA gene encoding chromosomal replication initiator protein DnaA, with amino-acid sequence MSQHDVPDVSVWSAVLDVLASDERITPQLQGFLNLAVPQGVMGGTLYLDVPNDLTAAQFNKRMRTSIMEALAHVDHNTGAASFRVVVNPELADIHVSTRDSDPDPEPAPAPAAAPPAVGGLRAYVDAPSEPASTSRNDTRLNPKYTFDNFVIGQSNRFAHAAAVAVAEAPAKAYNPLFIYGDSGLGKTHLLHAIGDYAINLYTGIKVRYVSSEEFTNDFINSIANNRGSAFQARYRDVDILLIDDIQFLQGRAETQEAFFHTFNTLHDHDKQVVITSDVPPKHLTGFEDRMRSRFEWGLITDVQAPDLETREAILRKKAQSERLHVPDDVLEYIATKVSSNIRELEGALIRVSAFANLNRSPLDVQLAQTVLRDIVDQDDANVVSPTDIITATAQYFQLTVDDLYGSSRSQAVATARQIAMYLCRERTNLSLPKIGQLFGNRDHTTVMYAYKKISDLMKERRSLYNQVTEITTQLGRNAR; translated from the coding sequence ATGTCTCAGCACGATGTTCCAGATGTCTCCGTCTGGTCGGCTGTGCTGGATGTGCTGGCCTCGGACGAGCGCATCACCCCGCAGCTGCAAGGATTCCTCAATCTGGCCGTGCCGCAGGGAGTCATGGGCGGAACCCTCTATCTCGACGTCCCGAACGACCTGACGGCGGCGCAGTTCAACAAGCGAATGCGCACCTCCATCATGGAGGCCCTCGCGCACGTGGATCACAACACGGGCGCCGCGAGCTTCCGCGTCGTCGTCAACCCGGAGCTCGCGGACATCCACGTCTCGACGCGCGACAGCGACCCGGATCCGGAGCCCGCACCGGCGCCGGCCGCGGCACCCCCCGCGGTCGGCGGTCTGCGCGCCTACGTCGACGCTCCGAGCGAACCCGCCTCGACATCGCGCAACGACACCCGCCTCAATCCGAAGTACACCTTCGACAACTTCGTCATCGGCCAGTCCAACCGATTCGCCCACGCCGCGGCCGTCGCGGTCGCCGAGGCACCGGCGAAGGCGTACAACCCGCTGTTCATCTACGGCGACTCGGGCCTCGGCAAGACCCACCTGCTGCACGCGATCGGCGACTACGCCATCAACCTCTACACCGGCATCAAGGTGCGGTACGTCTCGAGCGAAGAGTTCACCAACGACTTCATCAACTCCATCGCCAACAACCGAGGGTCCGCCTTCCAGGCGCGCTACCGCGATGTCGACATCCTGCTCATCGACGACATCCAGTTCCTGCAGGGTCGCGCCGAGACCCAGGAGGCGTTCTTCCACACCTTCAACACGCTCCACGACCATGACAAGCAGGTCGTGATCACGAGCGACGTGCCCCCCAAGCACCTCACCGGCTTCGAGGACCGCATGCGGAGCCGGTTCGAATGGGGGCTCATCACAGACGTGCAGGCGCCCGACCTCGAGACCCGCGAGGCCATCCTCCGCAAGAAGGCGCAGAGCGAGCGGCTCCACGTCCCCGACGACGTGCTCGAATACATCGCCACGAAGGTCTCGAGCAACATCCGGGAGCTGGAGGGCGCACTCATCCGCGTCTCCGCCTTCGCCAACCTCAACCGCTCGCCCCTCGACGTGCAGCTCGCGCAGACCGTGCTCCGGGACATCGTCGACCAGGATGACGCGAACGTCGTCTCCCCGACCGACATCATCACCGCGACCGCGCAGTACTTCCAGCTGACCGTCGACGACCTGTACGGATCGAGCCGTTCGCAGGCGGTCGCCACCGCACGCCAGATCGCCATGTACCTGTGCCGCGAGCGCACGAACCTCTCGCTCCCCAAGATCGGGCAGCTCTTCGGCAACCGCGATCACACGACGGTCATGTACGCGTACAAGAAGATCAGCGACCTGATGAAGGAGCGACGCTCCCTCTACAACCAGGTCACCGAGATCACGACGCAGCTCGGCCGCAACGCCCGCTGA
- the dnaN gene encoding DNA polymerase III subunit beta, giving the protein MKFHVNRDVFSEAVSFVVKLLPQRNPQPILAGVLIEASSDGLSLAAFDYEASARTVIEATVDEPGTILVHGRLLSEIANRLPNAPIQVSLDDEGGILVTCGSARFTLPAMPVQEYPAIPEVSAEPGLVPSEDFATAIAQVAFAASRDDVTPVLTGVQLEVTGTTLSLVATDRYRVALREIPWDGGSAVAEDAAALVPARTLQEVGKTFAHGSDIRIAFSGSGDREIIAFSSGERTVTSLLIKGNFPPVRRLFPEQNDHYAVVNTAELAEAVRRMQIVLDRSAPLRFTFGPDGVTMDASGGDQARASESVDSHLQGEEVVLGLNPQYLLEALAAVRSEFVRITFTASENANKLSPVLITSQTSVDQAGGDTFKYLLQPNLLLR; this is encoded by the coding sequence GTGAAGTTCCACGTCAACCGCGATGTCTTCAGCGAAGCGGTCTCCTTCGTCGTGAAGCTGCTTCCCCAGCGCAACCCCCAGCCGATCCTGGCCGGTGTGCTGATCGAGGCATCCAGCGACGGGCTCTCGCTCGCCGCGTTCGACTACGAGGCATCCGCTCGCACCGTCATCGAGGCGACGGTCGATGAGCCGGGCACGATCCTCGTGCACGGGCGCCTGCTCTCCGAGATCGCCAATCGCCTTCCCAACGCGCCGATCCAGGTCTCTCTCGACGACGAGGGCGGAATCCTCGTCACGTGCGGTTCCGCACGGTTCACCCTCCCCGCGATGCCGGTGCAGGAATACCCCGCCATCCCCGAGGTCTCGGCCGAGCCCGGGCTCGTGCCGTCGGAGGACTTCGCGACCGCGATCGCCCAGGTGGCCTTCGCGGCGTCGCGCGACGACGTGACCCCGGTCCTGACGGGTGTGCAGCTCGAGGTCACCGGAACGACCCTCAGCCTCGTCGCGACCGACCGCTACCGCGTCGCGCTGCGCGAGATCCCCTGGGACGGCGGCTCGGCGGTCGCCGAGGACGCCGCAGCCCTGGTGCCCGCACGTACCCTGCAGGAGGTCGGCAAGACCTTCGCCCACGGCAGCGACATCCGCATCGCCTTCTCCGGCTCGGGCGACCGGGAGATCATCGCCTTCTCCTCGGGGGAGCGCACGGTGACCTCGCTGCTCATCAAGGGCAACTTCCCGCCCGTGCGCCGGCTCTTCCCCGAGCAGAACGACCACTACGCCGTCGTGAACACGGCCGAGCTGGCCGAAGCCGTGCGCCGCATGCAGATCGTGCTCGACCGCTCCGCCCCGCTGCGCTTCACCTTCGGGCCCGACGGCGTGACGATGGATGCGTCGGGCGGCGACCAGGCACGGGCCTCCGAATCGGTGGACTCGCACCTGCAGGGCGAGGAGGTCGTGCTCGGCCTGAACCCGCAGTACCTGCTCGAAGCCCTCGCCGCCGTGCGCAGCGAGTTCGTGCGGATCACGTTCACGGCATCCGAGAACGCGAACAAGCTCTCGCCCGTGCTCATCACGAGCCAGACGTCGGTCGACCAGGCCGGCGGCGACACCTTCAAGTACCTGCTCCAGCCGAACCTGTTGCTGCGCTGA
- the recF gene encoding DNA replication/repair protein RecF (All proteins in this family for which functions are known are DNA-binding proteins that assist the filamentation of RecA onto DNA for the initiation of recombination or recombinational repair.) produces the protein MIVEHVSLVDFRNYAVADVALSPGANLFVGSNGQGKTNLAEAIAFVATLGSHRVSSDQPLVRAGSDAAILRVRVAHAGRSVQLEAQINRQGANRARINGSDVKPSELPRYAQVVVFAPEDLGIVRGDPSARRRFADQLLIQRAPRMSAVIADYERVLRQRGALLKSARARGIRGDALSTLDVWDDKLVALGSQLIDARISLAADLAGPLAAAYRQIAGEDHGAAAAWALSIRGGDPEEGDDASADSGEGATPDLFRRALAAKRSSELERGVNLVGPHRDDLLLQIRGLPVKGYASHGESWSVALALRLASAQLLRAESRAGDPVLILDDVFAELDAGRRARLSEVTADYEQVIVTAAVLDDVPADLRRRTVRIEAGTIHEDAGSGAPDA, from the coding sequence GTGATCGTGGAGCATGTCAGCCTCGTCGACTTCCGCAACTATGCGGTCGCCGACGTCGCACTCTCCCCGGGCGCGAACCTCTTCGTCGGAAGCAACGGCCAGGGCAAGACGAACCTCGCCGAGGCGATCGCGTTCGTCGCCACCCTCGGCTCGCACCGCGTGTCGAGCGACCAGCCGCTCGTGCGCGCCGGCTCGGACGCCGCGATCCTTCGTGTGAGGGTGGCCCACGCGGGCAGGAGTGTCCAGCTCGAGGCGCAGATCAACAGGCAGGGAGCCAATCGGGCCCGCATCAACGGATCCGATGTGAAGCCGTCCGAGCTGCCGAGGTATGCGCAGGTCGTGGTGTTCGCGCCCGAAGACCTCGGCATCGTCCGGGGCGACCCCTCGGCGCGCCGCCGCTTCGCCGATCAGCTGCTCATCCAGCGCGCCCCGCGGATGTCGGCGGTCATCGCCGACTACGAGCGCGTGCTCCGGCAGCGGGGTGCGCTGCTCAAGTCCGCGCGTGCGCGGGGCATCCGGGGCGACGCGCTGTCGACGCTCGACGTCTGGGACGACAAGCTCGTCGCCCTCGGCTCCCAGCTGATCGACGCCCGGATCTCGCTCGCCGCCGACCTCGCGGGCCCGCTCGCCGCGGCCTACCGGCAGATCGCCGGCGAAGACCACGGTGCGGCAGCGGCGTGGGCGCTCTCCATCCGGGGGGGTGACCCGGAGGAGGGGGACGATGCGTCGGCCGATTCCGGCGAGGGCGCCACCCCCGACCTGTTCCGCCGAGCCCTCGCCGCCAAGCGCTCCTCGGAGCTCGAGCGCGGCGTGAATCTCGTGGGACCCCACCGCGACGACCTCCTCCTGCAGATCCGGGGTCTTCCGGTCAAGGGCTACGCCTCCCACGGCGAATCCTGGTCGGTCGCCCTCGCCCTCCGGCTGGCGTCAGCCCAGCTGCTGCGTGCCGAGTCGCGGGCCGGCGATCCCGTGCTGATCCTCGACGACGTCTTCGCCGAGCTGGATGCCGGGCGCCGGGCGCGGCTCTCGGAGGTGACCGCCGACTACGAGCAGGTGATCGTCACGGCCGCCGTGCTGGATGACGTGCCTGCCGATCTCCGGCGGCGTACCGTTCGCATCGAGGCCGGGACGATCCACGAAGACGCGGGATCCGGTGCCCCCGATGCCTGA
- a CDS encoding DUF721 domain-containing protein, with protein sequence MPELDDEAPLTIATYLRLRGIAVPKRRRRRRFDPDDENAPFTPGRDPRGLADVVAELTRDAGWNTQLAREDLVLRWEEVAGAQTAAHAHPVALVDGVLTVQCDSTAWARQLSLLRAEIVTRLVRAHPEAGIEAVRFIGPDVPSWKWGPRTIPGRGPRDTYG encoded by the coding sequence ATGCCTGAGCTCGACGACGAGGCCCCCCTCACGATCGCGACGTATCTCAGGCTGCGGGGGATCGCGGTGCCCAAGCGGCGCCGTCGTCGCCGGTTCGATCCAGACGACGAGAACGCACCCTTCACACCGGGCCGCGATCCACGAGGGCTCGCCGACGTCGTCGCCGAACTCACGCGCGACGCGGGATGGAACACCCAGCTGGCCCGCGAGGACCTCGTGCTCCGGTGGGAGGAGGTCGCCGGCGCGCAGACGGCGGCGCACGCACACCCCGTGGCCCTCGTCGACGGCGTGCTGACGGTGCAGTGCGACTCCACGGCATGGGCCAGGCAGCTCTCCCTGCTGCGCGCGGAGATCGTCACCCGGCTCGTGCGCGCCCACCCCGAGGCGGGCATCGAAGCGGTGCGCTTCATAGGCCCGGACGTCCCCTCCTGGAAATGGGGTCCCAGGACCATTCCTGGGCGCGGCCCGCGCGATACCTACGGTTGA
- the gyrB gene encoding DNA topoisomerase (ATP-hydrolyzing) subunit B has product MTSDSPDSAPDSGPADGASVPNEYGADAIQVLEGLEAVRKRPGMYIGSTGPRGLHHLVYEIVDNSVDEALAGYCDTIDVTILPDGAVRVIDNGRGIPVDMHRTEGKSTVEVVLTVLHAGGKFGGGGYAVSGGLHGVGSSVVNALSTRLDVEVRRQGYVWRQSFRDGGVPQAPLERGEESEETGTSITFWPDPEIFETVDFDYDTLRTRFQQMAFLNKGLRIALRDEREGSAFEDDVEGQLVSHQPSDEFLYERGLVDYVEYLNRVRKAEPVNEEIVSFESEASDNRIAMEIAMQWTTSYTENVFTYANTINTHEGGTHEEGFRAALTTLVNKYARANNLLKEKDDNLSGDDVREGLTAVISVKLSEPQFEGQTKTKLGNTEAKAFVQKVVGDQLGDWFDRHPAQAKNIIRKSIDAATARLAARKARETARRKSVFESASMPDKLKDCTSKDPSISEIFIVEGDSAGGSAVQGRDPHTQAILALRGKILNVERARLDRALGNNEIQAMIQAFGTGIGEEFDIAKARYHKIVLMADADVDGQHITTLLLTLLFRYMRGLIEAGFVYLAQPPLYRLKWSNAPHEYVYSDRERDALLEAGIAEGKRIPKDNAIQRYKGLGEMNDKELWETTMNPESRTLLQVTIDDAAAADEIFSTLMGEDVESRRHFIQRNAKDVRFLDI; this is encoded by the coding sequence ATGACTTCCGATTCGCCCGACAGCGCCCCTGACAGCGGCCCCGCAGACGGCGCATCGGTGCCGAACGAGTACGGTGCGGATGCCATCCAGGTTCTGGAAGGGCTCGAGGCCGTCCGTAAGCGCCCCGGCATGTACATCGGCTCGACCGGGCCGCGGGGGCTCCACCACCTCGTGTACGAGATCGTCGACAACTCCGTCGACGAGGCGCTTGCAGGCTACTGCGACACGATCGATGTGACGATCCTCCCCGACGGCGCCGTCCGCGTGATCGACAACGGCCGCGGCATCCCCGTCGACATGCACCGCACCGAGGGCAAGTCCACGGTGGAGGTGGTGTTGACGGTCCTGCACGCCGGCGGGAAGTTCGGCGGCGGCGGATACGCGGTCTCGGGCGGCCTCCACGGCGTGGGCTCCTCGGTCGTGAACGCCCTCTCCACCCGCCTCGACGTGGAGGTGCGCCGGCAGGGCTATGTCTGGCGGCAGTCGTTCCGCGACGGCGGGGTCCCGCAGGCTCCGCTCGAGCGCGGCGAGGAGTCCGAGGAGACCGGCACGTCGATCACGTTCTGGCCCGATCCCGAGATCTTCGAGACCGTCGACTTCGACTACGACACGCTCCGCACGCGGTTCCAGCAGATGGCGTTCCTGAACAAGGGGCTTCGCATCGCGCTGCGCGACGAGCGCGAGGGCAGCGCCTTCGAGGACGACGTCGAGGGTCAGCTCGTCTCGCACCAGCCCTCCGACGAGTTCCTGTACGAGCGCGGCCTCGTCGACTACGTCGAGTACCTCAACCGGGTGCGCAAGGCGGAGCCGGTCAACGAGGAGATCGTGTCGTTCGAGTCCGAGGCGTCCGATAACAGGATCGCGATGGAGATCGCGATGCAGTGGACGACGAGCTACACCGAGAACGTCTTCACGTACGCGAACACGATCAACACGCATGAGGGCGGCACGCACGAGGAGGGCTTCCGCGCGGCGCTCACGACCCTCGTCAACAAGTACGCGCGCGCGAACAACCTCCTGAAGGAGAAGGACGACAACCTCTCGGGCGACGACGTGCGCGAAGGCCTCACCGCCGTCATCTCCGTCAAGCTCTCCGAGCCGCAGTTCGAGGGCCAGACGAAGACCAAGCTCGGCAACACCGAGGCGAAGGCGTTCGTGCAGAAGGTCGTTGGCGATCAGCTCGGCGACTGGTTCGACCGACACCCCGCACAGGCGAAGAACATCATCCGCAAGTCGATCGATGCCGCCACGGCGCGCCTTGCCGCGCGGAAGGCGCGCGAGACGGCGCGCCGCAAGAGCGTCTTCGAGTCGGCGTCGATGCCCGACAAGCTCAAGGACTGCACGAGCAAGGACCCCTCGATCAGCGAGATCTTCATCGTTGAGGGCGACTCGGCCGGGGGATCGGCCGTGCAGGGCCGCGACCCGCACACTCAGGCGATCCTCGCCCTGCGCGGCAAGATCCTGAACGTCGAGCGCGCCCGGCTCGACCGCGCCCTCGGCAACAACGAGATCCAGGCGATGATCCAGGCCTTCGGCACGGGCATCGGCGAGGAATTCGACATCGCCAAGGCGCGGTATCACAAGATCGTCCTCATGGCGGATGCCGATGTCGACGGTCAGCACATCACGACGCTGCTGCTGACCCTGCTGTTCCGGTACATGCGCGGACTCATCGAGGCCGGCTTCGTCTACCTGGCCCAGCCGCCGCTCTACCGTCTGAAGTGGTCGAACGCGCCGCACGAGTACGTCTACTCGGACCGTGAGCGCGACGCGCTGCTCGAGGCGGGCATCGCGGAGGGCAAGCGCATCCCGAAGGACAACGCCATCCAGCGGTACAAGGGCCTCGGCGAGATGAACGACAAGGAGCTGTGGGAGACCACGATGAACCCCGAGTCGCGCACCCTCCTCCAGGTGACCATCGACGACGCCGCGGCGGCCGACGAGATCTTCTCGACGCTCATGGGAGAGGATGTCGAATCCCGCCGTCACTTCATCCAGCGCAACGCCAAAGACGTCCGCTTCCTCGATATCTGA